GGCCATGATGGCGCAATCGATCTCCCCAGTGCCCAGCATTTCGATCAGCCGCTCCGTGAAGCTGCCCTTGAGAATGAGCTCCATCTGCGGCGTGCGGGCCTTGGAGTGGTGCACCAGCTCGGGCAGCAGATACGGACCGACGGTATAGGACACGCCGATCTTGATCGTGCCGGCCAGCGGGTCCTTGCCGCGCTGGGCGATTTTCTGGATGGCGGCCGCATGCTCGAGGATACGACGGGCTTCGTAGACGATCTCCTCGCCCACCGGCGTGACCGACACCTGCCCCGCCGTGCGCTCGAACAGCTTGAGTTCCAGTTCCTCTTCCAGCTTCTTGATGGCCATCGACAGCGAGGGCTGGGAGACATTGCAAAGGTGGGCTGCGCGGCTGAAACGCTTTTCCTGCGCAAGGGCGACGATGTACTTGAGTTCGGTGAGCGTCATTGTCTGGGGCGAAAAGGGACGGCAGCTGGGGTGACTCGGTTTAACACCAATCCATGAAGCAAGTATTACGCTGATTTCATTGCGCCGACTGAATACGCCGATGCGGGCATCGCGTCATTGCCTGCGCCAGGACCGGGGGTGCACCGGGGGCACGGTAGCACCCTCCTGGCCACCGCTGGTTTCCAACCGCTTCACCAGACGCTCACTGCGCCCCTGCCCCGCCTTCCCACCGCGCCTGCCATCCCCCACCCAGCGCCTGCACCAGCGTGGCGGCCGCCAGCTGTCGGTTCACCTGCAGCTGCAGCAGCGCGCGCCGTGCCGACAGCGCGGTGACCTGGGCCGTCACCACCTCGGTGTAGCTCACCTGGCCCTCGCGGTAGCGGTTCAGCAGTTGCTGCTCGGTGAGGTTGGCGGCCGACACGGCTTCCTGGCGCAAAGGCTCCTGCGCCTGCAGCGTGCGCAGCACGGTGAGCTGGTCCTCCACGTCTTGGAAGGCAGTCAGCACCGTCTGGCGGTAGGTGGCCGCGCGGGCGTCGCGGGCGGCCTCGGCCCCTTCCACCCGGGCGGCGATGGCGCCGCCGTCGAACACCGTCTGCGCCACCGACAGCCCCAGCGACCACAGCGCGCCGGAGGCGCTGAACAGATCGCCCACGCTGGTGCCGCTGCGGCCCAGCGAGGCCGTGAGGCTCAGGCTGGGGTAATAGGCCGAGCGCTGCACGCCGATCTGCGCATTGGCCGCGGCCACCGCACGTTCGGCCGCAGCGATGTCGGGGCGGCGCTGCAGCAGGGTCGACGGAATGCCTGCGGGCACCTCGGGGGCCCGCATGTTCCAGGGCGCGGGCGGCAGCGTGAACGAGGCCGGTGCCACCCCCGTCAACACGGCGATGGCGTGTTCGTAGCGGGCGCGGTTTTGCTGCATGGTGGCGAGATCCGCGCGCGCGTTGGCCAGCTGGGTGCGGGCCTGCAGCACGTCGGAGTTGGCCACCACGCCAGCGGCGTAGCGGTTCTGGGCGATCTGCAGGCTGCGCTCGTAGCCCTGCACGGTGGCCTGCAGCAGGTCGATTTCGGCATCGGCTTCGCGCAGCTGGAAATAGGCCGACACCAGCGAGCCCACGGCAGACAGCCGGGCAGAAGCCAGATCGGCTTCGCTGGCCTGGGCATTGGCGCTGGCGTTGTCCACTGCACCGCCCAGGCGCCCCCACAGATCGGGTGCCCAGTCCGCACCCAGTGCCGCCTGGGTGGTGGTACCGCGGCGGGTGGAGCCTTCGCCGCCCGCGCGCGAGCCGCTGCCCGACAGGCTGACCGAGGGCAACAGGCCGGCGCGCTGCTCGCGCACCAGCGCCTGCGCCTGGGCGTAGGCCGCCACGGCGGCAGCGATGTTCTGGTTGGACAGTTGCACCTGCGAGGCGAGGCGGTTCAGGTCGTCGTCCTGGAACAGCGTCCACCAGTCGCCGCGGTCGATCGCATCGGCGGGCGCGGCGGGCTGCCACACCGCCCCCGCTTCCTTGAAGGCGGTGGGCAGGGGCAGTTCGGGACGCTGGTACACGGGCGCCACGGAGCAGGCGGCCAGGGGCAGCAGCGCGCCCAGGCAGGCCACGCGCACGGCGCGGGGTGCCCAGGCAAGGGAGGGAAAAGCGGATGTCATGGTTGTTGCAGTGGAGACGCAGCGGCACCCGCAGGCGGGGCCGCGCGGCTCAGTTGGTGTTCGTTGGCGGAGCGCCGGCGCAGCTTGTCCAGCAGCACGTAGACCACCGGGGTGGTGAGCAAGGTCAGCAGCTGGCTGGCGATCAGGCCGCCGATGATGGCCACGCCCAGCGGCTGGCGCAACTCGGAGCCCTGCCCGAAGCCGATGGCCAGCGGCAAGGCGCCCAGCGCGGCCGCCAGCGTGGTCATCAGGATGGGACGAAAGCGCAGCATGCAGGCCTCGCGCACCGCCTCCAGCGCCGACAGGCCCCGGGCGCGCTCGGCCTCCAGCGCGAAGTCGATGATGAGGATGGCGTTCTTCTTCACGATGCCGATCAGCAAGAACACGCCGATGAGCGCAATGATGGTGAACTGCATGTTGAACAGCAGCAGCGCCAGCACCGCCCCCACGCCGGCCGAAGGCAAGGTGGTCAGCACGGTGATGGGATGGATCAGGCTTTCGTACAGCACGCCCAGCACAATGTAGATCACTACGATGGCCGCCAGGATCAGGAAGAACTGCTGCGACTGCGATTGCTGGAACCCGAGGGCCGTGCCCTGGAAGCTGCCGCGCACGTTGGTGGGCATGGCGATGTCGGCCTCTGCCTGCTCGATGACCTGTCTCGCCTGGCTCAGCGATGTGTTCCCGTCCAGGTTGAACGAGATCGTCGTGGCCAGTTCGCCGTCCTGGTGGTTGATGGAGGTGGGCGAGGCCCGCTCCACCACCTTGGCGATGGCACTCAGCGGGACCATGGTCGATGCCGTGTTGCTCAGCACCTGCCCCGTGGAGGCACCGCGCTGGCCCGGATTGGCGGCCGTGCCGGTGGCCCCGGTCGGGTTGGACGCCACGAAGATGTCGGCCAGCGCCGGCGGGCCCTTGGTGTATTCCGGCGCCCACTCCATGATGACCGAGTACTGGTTCAGCTCGCCGTAGATGGTCGCCACCGAGCGCTGGCCGAAGGCGTTGTAGAGCGCGCTGTCGATGGCCGAGGCGCTCACGCCCAGGCGCGAGGCGCTGGCGCGGTCCACCTCCACATAGGTCTCCACGCCGTTGTCGGCCTGGTCGGTGTCCACGTCGGTCAGCAGTTCTTCCTGCTTCAGGCGCTCGGCCAGGCGCGTGGCCCACAGCCGCATGTCGGCCAGGTTGTCGCTCTTGAGGGTGTACTGGTAGGTCGAATTGCTGGAGCGCCCGCCCATGCGCAGGTCCTGCACCGGGCTCAGGAACACCTGCAGGCCGGTGATCTGCGCCAGCTGCGGCCGCAGGCGCCCGATCACGGCGTTGCTGCTGTCGGCGCGTTCGCCCACGGGCTTCAGGTTCACGAACAGAAAGCCCCCGCCCGCCCGCCCACCACCGGAAAAGCCCACCACCGTGTCCACCGCCGGATCGTTGCGGATGATGCCCACCGCCTGGCGCAGCTTGCGCGCCAGGGCGTCGGAGGAGATGCTCTGGTCGGCCCGCAGCCCGCCGTTGAGCTGGCCGTTGTCCTGCTGCGGAAAGTAGCCCTTGGGAATCTTGGTGAACAGGTACACGTTGAGCCCGATCACCGCCAGCAGCACCAGCATGACCAGCGCCTTGCTCGCCAGCGCCCAGTCCAGGCTGTGGGCGTAGCCGCGCAGCATGCCGTCGTAGCCCCGCTCGGCCCAGCGCGCGAAGCGGCCGGAGGGCTTGGCCTGGGCGGGGTCTTCCGAGCGCAGCAGCCACGCGCACATCATCGGCGTGGTGGTGAGCGAGATCACCAGCGAGATCGCCACCGCCACCGACAGCGTGACCGCGAATTCGCGGAAGAGGCGCCCCACCTGCCCGTCCATGAACAGCAGCGGGATGAACACCGCCACCAGCGACAGGCTGATCGACAGCACCGTGAAGCCCACCTCGCGCGCGCCCAGCAGCGCCGCGGCCATGCGGTCCATGCCGGCCTCGATGTGGCGGCTGGTGTTCTCCAGCACCACGATGGCATCGTCCACCACGAAGCCGGTGGCCACCGTGAGGGCCATCAGGCTGAGGTTGTTCAGGCTGAAGCCCAGAAAATACATGATGCCGAAGGTGCCCAGCAGCGACACCACCGTGGCCACCGCCGGAATGACCGTGGCGCGCGCCTTGCGCAGGAACAGGCCCACCACCAGCACCACCAGCGCGATGGAGACCATGAGCGTGAACTCGATCTCGCGCAGCGACGAGCGGATGGAATTGGTGCTGTCCGACGCCACCGATACCTGGATGTCCTGCGGCAGCTGCGCCTGCAGGTCGGGCAGCAGCGCACGCACGCCGTCCACCGTGTCGATGATGTTGGCGCCCGGCTGGCGCGTGATGAGTACGATGATGGCCGGGTCGCCGTTGAACAGGCCCAGCGTGCGCGTGTTCTCCACGCCATTGACCACGCGCGCCACGTCGCCCAGGCGCACTGGGGCGTTGTTGCGCCAGGCGATCACCAGCGAGGCGTAGTCGGACGCCTTGCGCGAGGGCGAAGGCGTGTAGATCTGCAGGCGCTTGCCGTCGCCTTCGATGGCGCCCTTGGGTCGGTTGGCGTTGGAGGCCTGGATGGCTGCGCGCACGTCTTCGGTGCTGATGCCGTAGCGGTTGAGCGCGAACGGCAGCAGTTCCACGCGCACCGCGGGCAGCGAGCCACCGCCGATCTCGACCTCGCCCACGCCCGCCACCTGCGAGATGCGCTGACTCACCACGTTGGAGACCGCGTCGTAGATCTCGCCCGGCGTGCGCGTCTTGGAGGTCAGCGTGAGGATGATGACGGGCGCATCCGCCGGATTGCGCTTGCGGTAGGTGGGGTTGCTGCGCAGCGTGGCCGGCAGGTCCACGCGCGATGCGTTGATGGCCGCCTGCACCTCGCGCGCGGCGCTGTCGATGTTGCGGCTCAGGTCGAACTGCAGGCTCACGCGGGCCGAGCCGGTCGAGCTGCTGGATGTCATCTCGTTCACGCCCGCGATCACGCCCAGCCGGCGCTCCAGCGGCGTGGCCACGCTGGTGGCCATGGTCTCGGGGCTGGCGCCCGCTAGGCTGGCCGACACCGAGATGGCCGGGTAATCCACCTGCGGCAGTGGCGCCACCGGCAGCACGAAGAACGCGGCGATGCCCGCCAGCGCCATGCCGATGGTCAGCAGCACGGTGGCGACCGGGCGCTCGACGAAGGGGCGCGACAGGTTCATGGCGTGGGCCCGGAGGGTGCCGCGCCGGACTGCGCGGGCGCGGCGGCCGTGCCCCGGCCCGTCCAGCGGCGGCCCAGCCGGTCGAAAGCCAGGTAGATCACCGGCGTGGTGAACAACGTGAGCATCTGGCTCAGCACCAGGCCGCCGAAGATGGCCAGGCCCAGAGGCCGGCGCAGCTCGGCCCCATCGCCCCAGCCCAGCATGAGCGGCAACGCGGCGAACAGCGCGGCCAGCGTGGTCATCAGGATCGGGCGAAAGCGCAGCAGCGCCGCCTGGTGGATGGCCTCTTGCGGGGCCATGCCCTGCTGGCGCTCGGCGTCGATGGCGAAGTCGATCATCATGATCGCGTTCTTCTTGACGATGCCGATCAGCAGGATGATGCCGATGATGCCGATCACTCCCAGGTCGTTGCCCGTCACCATGAGCATCAGCAAGGCCCCCACGCCGGCCGAGGGCAGCGTGGACAGGATGGTCAGCGGGTGGATGTAGCTCTCATACAGCACGCCCAGCACGATGTACACGCACACCATGGCCGCGAGAATCAGCCAGAGTTGGCTGGACAGCGATTTTTCATAGGCGCCCGCTGCCCCGAGGAACTGCATCGACAGCCCCGCCGGCACGCCGATCTCCTGCGCCGCCGCGCGGATGGCATCGACCGCGTTGCCCAGCGACACGCCCTCGGCCCGGTCGAAGCCCAGCGTGGCGGCCGGGTACTGCGCCACGCGGGTGACCTGCAGCGGCGCGAGCTGCTCGCGGATGGTGGCCACGGCGGACAGCGGCGTGGGCGTGCCGCCGCCCGTGCGCAGTTGCAGGGTGCCCAGCGCCTCGGGACTGTCCAGATGCTCCTGCTGCGCCTCCAGGATCACGCGGTACTGGTTGGTCTCGGTGAAGATGGTGGAGACGATGCGTTGGCCGAACGCGCTGTAGAGCGTGTCGTCCACCGAACTGGCCGTGACCGACAGGCGCGAGGCCGTGTTGCGGTCGATGTCCACGTAGGCCGACAGGCCCTGCGCGCCCGCATCCGACGTGGCGTTGCGCACCTGGGGCACCGTGCGCAGGCGATCCACCAGCTTGTTCGTCCATTCGTTGACCTGCGCCGAATCCACCCCGCCGATCGACAGGCGGTACTCGGTGGGCCCGGTCTCGGCGTCGATGGTCAGGTCCTGCGTGGGCTGCAGGTACAGCGTCACGCCGGCCACGGCGCGCACGCGGTCGCGCAGGCGCTGCATGACGGCCTCCTGCCCGTCGCGGTCGGCCTTCAGGTTGATCAGCATGCGCCCGGCGTTCAGCATGGTGTTGTTGGCCGCGTCCACCCCGATGAAGGAGCTGAGCGACTGCACGTCCGGGTCGGCCAGGATGGCGCGGGCCGCGGCCTGCTGCAACTCGCTCATGCGGGCGTACGACACGTCCTGCGAGGCCTCCACGCGCGCCTGCAACTGGCCCGTGTCCTGCGTGGGAAAGAGCCCCTTGGGAATCACCACGTACAGCAGCGCCGTGAGCGCCATCGTGAGCAGCGCCACCACCAGCGTGGCGCCTTGGCGGCGCAGCACCCACTGCAGCCAGATGTCATAGCGCGCGATCACGCGGTCGAAGCCGCGCTGCACCGCGCCGCCAAAGCCGCGCCGCTCGCCGTGCGGCGGCTCGGGTTTCAGCCAGCGCGCCGACATCATGGGCACGAGAGTGAGCGACACCACGGCCGAGATCAGGATGGTGAGCGCCAGGGTCACCGCGAACTCGCGGAACAGCCGCCCCACCACATCGCTCATGAACAGCAGCGGAATCAGCACCGCGATCAGGGACACCGTGAGCGAGATGATGGTGAAGCCGATCTGCGTGGCGCCCTTGAGCGCGGCCTGGAACGGCGGCTCGCCCTCCTCGATGTAGCGGGCGATGTTCTCGATCATCACGATGGCGTCGTCCACCACGAACCCGGTGGCGATGGTGAGCGCCATCAGGCTCAGGTTGTTCAGGCTGTAGCCCAGCAGGTACATCACACCGCAGGTGCCGATGAGCGAGATCGGTACCGCCAGGCTGGCGATCACCGTGGCGCGCAGGCTGTGCAGGAAAAAGAAGATCACCAGCACCACCATCAGCACGGCCAGCACCAGTTCCATCTCCACGTGGTGCACCGATGCGCGGATGCCGGTGGTGCGGTCCGACAGCACCTCCACCTTCAGCGAGGCGGGCAGCCCGGCCTGCAGCTCGGGCAGCTGCTTCTTGATGTTGTCCACCGTGGCGATCACGTTGGCGCCCGGCTGGCGCTGCACGTTCAGGATGATGGCCGGGGTCTCGTTGGCCCAGGCGCCCAGGCGGTTGTTCTCGGCGCTGTCCACCACGCGGGCCACGTCGGTCATGCGCACGGGCGCGCCGTTCTTCCAGGTGACGATGAGGTTCTTGTAGTCGGCCACCGTCACCAGTTGGTCGTTGGCGTTGATGCTGTAGGAGCGCTGCGGCCCGTCGAAGCTGCCCTTGGCGCTGTTGGCGTTGGCCGAGGTGATGGCCGTGCGCAAGGTGTCGAGCCCGATGCCGTACGAGGCCAGCGCCTTGGTGTCGGCCTGGATGCGCACGGCCGGCCGCTGCCCGCCGGCCAGGCTGACCAGGCCCACGCCGGGCACCTGGCTCATCTTCTGCGCCAGGCGCGTGTTCACGAGGTTCTGCACTTCGGTGAGCGGCAGTGTGTCGGAGCTGACGGCCAGCGTGAGCACCGGCGCATCGGCCGGGTTCACCTTGGCATACACCGGCGGCGCGGGCAGGTCGGTGGGCAGCAGCGACGATCCGGCGTTGATGGCGGCCTGCACCTCCTGCTCGGCCACGTCGAGCGCCAGCCCCAGGCCGAACTGCAGCGTGACGATGGACACGCCCGAGGCGCTGGTGGACGACATGCGCGCCAGCCCCGGCATCTGCCCGAACTGGCGCTCCAGCGGCGCACTCACGGTGCGGCTCATGACCTCGGGGCTGGCCCCGGGGTAGAGGGTCTGCACCTGGATGGTGGGGTAGTCCACCTCCGGCAGCGCCGACAGGGGCAGCAGCTTGAAGCCGACCAGGCCGGCCAGCACGATGGCCACCATCAGCAGCGCAGTGGCGACGGGTCTTTCGATGAACGGACGCGACGGACTCATGGGTGGGGCCGGACGGTCGTCAAGGGGTCTGCGGGGCGGAGGCCCCGGGCTGGGCGCCCTCCTGCGGCGGGCGCTGGCGGCGCTCGCCCTCCGGTCCACGGCCCTCGCCACGGGGGCCGAAGCCCCGGGCCTCGCCCTCCCCGCGCGGGCCCGAGGCCCGTGCGCGGCGCGGCTGGGCACCGGCGGCGCCGCTGGCTGCGGAGGCCGGGCCGCGCGCGCCCTGCAGCTGCACGGTGGCACCGTCCTTCAAACGGTCGCCGCCTTCGGTCACCACGCGCTCGCCGGCCTTCAGGCCCTCGGTGACGGCCATCAGCCCCACCGTCGCCTGGCCACGCTTGACCTTGCGCAGCGACACCGTGCGGTCTTCGTTGATGACATAGACGAAGTCGCCATTGGCGCCCGTGCGCACCGCCGTCACCGGCACCACCACGGCCGGCACCTCGCGCAGCAGGAGCTGCACGTTCACGAACTGGTTGGGAAACAGCGCACCGTTGGCGTTCTCGAACCGGGCCTTGGCCTTGACCGTGCCCGTGGTGGTGTCCACCAGATTGTCCAGCGTGGAAAACTGCCCCTTGCCCACCTCGGTGGTGCGGGTGCGGTCGAACGCCGTCACGGCCAGCGGCTGCGCGCCCTGCTGCGACGCCTGCACGTCGGTCACGCGGTCCTGGGGCACCGAGAACTGCACATCGATCGGCGCCATCTGCGTGATGGTGGCGATGCCCGTGGCCTCGCCGGCACTCACGTAGTTGCCGGCGTCCACCGTGCGCAGGCCGATGCGGCCCGTGGCGGGCGAGGTGACGCGGGTGTAGTCGAGGTTCAGGCGCGCGGTCTTCTCCTGGGCGAGGTCGGTCATCACCGTGCCCTGCAGCTGCTTGACCAGCGCGGCCTGCGTGTCCACATCCTGGCGCGCGATCGAGTCCTGCGACAGCAGCGTGCGGTAGCGCTCCAGGGTGATGCGGGCATTGTCGAGCTGCGCCTCGTCGCGCTGGCGCGTGCCCTGCGCCTGCATCAGGGCCTGCTCGTAGGGGCGCGGGTCGATCTGCGCCAGCACCTGGCCCTTCTTGACCATCTGCCCTTCGGTGAACAGCACCTGGGTGAGCACGCCCGACACCTGCGGGCGCAGGGTGACCGTGGTGACCGGCGTGACCGTCCCTAGCGCGTCGATGACCACCGGCAGCGACGCCTGCCGTGCCGTGGCCTCGCCCACCGTGACCATGGCCCGCCCGCCGCCGCCGAAACCGGGCCCGCCCGGCGCGCCCGGCCCCCCGGGACCGCCCGCGCCCCGCATCGCTCCCGCCGGGGCGGTGCTGCGCTGCACCAGATACCAGGCGCCGCCGCCCAGCAGGACCACCACGGCCAGCATCAGCAGCGTGCCGAGCCAGCGCGACCGCCGCGAGGGCGGCCGGTGGGCGGAAGGCGGCGGGTTGGGAACGGGCGCGTCGTGTGGGTGTGGATTCATGGAAATGGCTGGCGTGGCGTGTCGCGGAAAAGGTCCGTCCCGGGCGGCCGGCGGGGCAGCACGGGGGGCACGCCGAATCGTAGGGGCTCTGCGTACCGATTGTCTGGCTGCTGTGCGAAGAAAGGTAAATCTGTCGCCCGGCGCAGCGGTTCGCGCCGCGCGGCGGGCGGTTCGTCGCATGGCGCTGGCCGGACCGGGCGGCCGGGCGCACAGTGCGGCCATTCCCTCCACGACCACCCCGATCCCCAAGGAGCTGCCATGCCCGCTTTCCACACCCCCGACGATCTCGCCCCCCAGGACGACCTGGACCGCCTGGCCCGCAAGCGGGCCGGTGCCAAGATGGGCTGGCTGCTGCACGCCTGCGTGTACCTGTGCGTCAACCTGGCGCTGGCCGCCCTCGCCGCCTACCAGGGGCGCCACTGGGCGGTGTTTCCCGCGCTGGGCTGGGGCCTGGGCCTGGCGATCCATGGCGCGGCGGTGTGGCTGGCGCTGCCGGGCGGGCGGCTGCACGCCCGCCTGCTGGAGCGCGAGCGCGCCGCCCTGCGCCAGGCCCTGCAGCGGCGCTGACCGGGCGCACGGCCGCCGCCAGGAGTGCCCCCACAATCGGCCCACCAGAAGCTTTTCCTTTCTCCAGCGCCGCCATGCAGCACTTCAGCCTTCGCCAATCCATTCGCCACGGGCTGGTGATCGCCGCGTTCTGCGCCGCCATCGCCGGCATCCAGCTCGCCTACGGCCGGGGACCGTGGGACGTGCAGCTCGTGTACTCCCTGGCCATCGGCCTGCCGAGCTGGCTGCTGATCGACATCGGCCGCCTGTGGCTCTCACGCCATAGCCCCATCCCGTGGCCCCTGGGCTGGCGCGGCTGGGCGCTGGTCGCGGTGGGCGGCTCCATCGGCTTTCAGTTCGGCTCGGCCCTGGGCGATGCCTACCGCGAGAGCATGCACCCCGGCCTGACCCTGGCGTCGGCAGGCGGCCCCAGTTCGGCCATGGTGACGACGGTGTTGGCGTGCCTGGCGCTGTCGTTCTTCTTCTACGCCCAGGGAAAATCGCGCTTTCTGGAAGGCAAGATCGCCGAGGTCGAACGCGACGCCGCCGAGGCGCGCCTCAAACTGCTGGAGGCGCAGCTGGAGCCGCACATGATGTTCAACACCCTGTCCAACCTGCGCGTGCTGATCGCCGCCGACCCGCCCCGCGCCCAGGCCATGCTGGACCACCTGATCGACTACCTGCGCGCCACACTCGGCGCCTCGCGGGCCACGCTGCACCCGCTGGCCGACGAATTCGCCCGGCTGCGCGACTACCTGGAGCTGATGTCGGTGCGCATGGGCCCGCGCCTGGCCTACACGCTCGACCTGCCCGAAGCGCTCGCCCGCGTGCCCGTGCCGCCGCTGCTGCTGCAGCCGCTGGTGGAAAACGCCATCCGCCACGGCCTGGAGCCGAAGGTGGAAGGCGGCAGCATCCACATCGCCGCCCGGCCATTGCCCGACGGCCTGCTGGAACTGCTGGTGCAGGATTCGGGCGCCGGGCTGGCCGCGGGCGGCACCGCACCGCCCGGGCCACCCGGCCCGGCGCGCCAGAGCTTCGGGCTGCAGCAGGTGCGCGAGCGGCTGCACACGCTGTACGGCGAGCAAGGCACTATTAATTTGATAGCACAACGCCCTAGTGGAACATGCGCCAGGGCCGTATTTCCCTTGAATCCCCCGCTGCCATGAACCTGCCGCCCTCCCGCGCGCCCCGCGCCCTGATCGCCGAAGACGAACCGCTGCTGGCCGCTGCCCTGCGCCAGGAGCTGGCCCGGGCCTGGCCGGACCTTCAGATCGCCGCCACCGTGGGCGACGGGCTCGCGGCCGTGCAGCAGGCGCTGGACCTGCGGCCCGACGTGCTCCTGTTCGACATCCGCATGCCGGGCCAGAGCGGCCTGGAGGCGGCCGCCGAGCTGGCCGACGCCTGGCCGGCCGACACGCCCTTTCCCGCGCTGGTGTTCGTGACCGCCTACGACCAGTACGCCGTGCAGGCCTTCGAGGCCCAGGCCGTGGACTACCTGCTCAAGCCCGTGCAGCCCGAGCGGCTGCGCAAGGCCGTCCAGAAGCTGCAGGCCACCCTCGCACGGCAGGCCGCGCCCGCCGCGCTGGACTTCGAGGCCACGCTGGCCCGCCTGCGCGCACTGGTGGCGCTGCCCGGGGCCGCTGC
This region of Acidovorax sp. GBBC 1281 genomic DNA includes:
- a CDS encoding sensor histidine kinase, giving the protein MQHFSLRQSIRHGLVIAAFCAAIAGIQLAYGRGPWDVQLVYSLAIGLPSWLLIDIGRLWLSRHSPIPWPLGWRGWALVAVGGSIGFQFGSALGDAYRESMHPGLTLASAGGPSSAMVTTVLACLALSFFFYAQGKSRFLEGKIAEVERDAAEARLKLLEAQLEPHMMFNTLSNLRVLIAADPPRAQAMLDHLIDYLRATLGASRATLHPLADEFARLRDYLELMSVRMGPRLAYTLDLPEALARVPVPPLLLQPLVENAIRHGLEPKVEGGSIHIAARPLPDGLLELLVQDSGAGLAAGGTAPPGPPGPARQSFGLQQVRERLHTLYGEQGTINLIAQRPSGTCARAVFPLNPPLP
- a CDS encoding 2TM domain-containing protein, coding for MPAFHTPDDLAPQDDLDRLARKRAGAKMGWLLHACVYLCVNLALAALAAYQGRHWAVFPALGWGLGLAIHGAAVWLALPGGRLHARLLERERAALRQALQRR
- a CDS encoding efflux RND transporter periplasmic adaptor subunit, which translates into the protein MNPHPHDAPVPNPPPSAHRPPSRRSRWLGTLLMLAVVVLLGGGAWYLVQRSTAPAGAMRGAGGPGGPGAPGGPGFGGGGRAMVTVGEATARQASLPVVIDALGTVTPVTTVTLRPQVSGVLTQVLFTEGQMVKKGQVLAQIDPRPYEQALMQAQGTRQRDEAQLDNARITLERYRTLLSQDSIARQDVDTQAALVKQLQGTVMTDLAQEKTARLNLDYTRVTSPATGRIGLRTVDAGNYVSAGEATGIATITQMAPIDVQFSVPQDRVTDVQASQQGAQPLAVTAFDRTRTTEVGKGQFSTLDNLVDTTTGTVKAKARFENANGALFPNQFVNVQLLLREVPAVVVPVTAVRTGANGDFVYVINEDRTVSLRKVKRGQATVGLMAVTEGLKAGERVVTEGGDRLKDGATVQLQGARGPASAASGAAGAQPRRARASGPRGEGEARGFGPRGEGRGPEGERRQRPPQEGAQPGASAPQTP
- a CDS encoding efflux transporter outer membrane subunit — protein: MTSAFPSLAWAPRAVRVACLGALLPLAACSVAPVYQRPELPLPTAFKEAGAVWQPAAPADAIDRGDWWTLFQDDDLNRLASQVQLSNQNIAAAVAAYAQAQALVREQRAGLLPSVSLSGSGSRAGGEGSTRRGTTTQAALGADWAPDLWGRLGGAVDNASANAQASEADLASARLSAVGSLVSAYFQLREADAEIDLLQATVQGYERSLQIAQNRYAAGVVANSDVLQARTQLANARADLATMQQNRARYEHAIAVLTGVAPASFTLPPAPWNMRAPEVPAGIPSTLLQRRPDIAAAERAVAAANAQIGVQRSAYYPSLSLTASLGRSGTSVGDLFSASGALWSLGLSVAQTVFDGGAIAARVEGAEAARDARAATYRQTVLTAFQDVEDQLTVLRTLQAQEPLRQEAVSAANLTEQQLLNRYREGQVSYTEVVTAQVTALSARRALLQLQVNRQLAAATLVQALGGGWQARWEGGAGAQ
- a CDS encoding efflux RND transporter permease subunit; amino-acid sequence: MSPSRPFIERPVATALLMVAIVLAGLVGFKLLPLSALPEVDYPTIQVQTLYPGASPEVMSRTVSAPLERQFGQMPGLARMSSTSASGVSIVTLQFGLGLALDVAEQEVQAAINAGSSLLPTDLPAPPVYAKVNPADAPVLTLAVSSDTLPLTEVQNLVNTRLAQKMSQVPGVGLVSLAGGQRPAVRIQADTKALASYGIGLDTLRTAITSANANSAKGSFDGPQRSYSINANDQLVTVADYKNLIVTWKNGAPVRMTDVARVVDSAENNRLGAWANETPAIILNVQRQPGANVIATVDNIKKQLPELQAGLPASLKVEVLSDRTTGIRASVHHVEMELVLAVLMVVLVIFFFLHSLRATVIASLAVPISLIGTCGVMYLLGYSLNNLSLMALTIATGFVVDDAIVMIENIARYIEEGEPPFQAALKGATQIGFTIISLTVSLIAVLIPLLFMSDVVGRLFREFAVTLALTILISAVVSLTLVPMMSARWLKPEPPHGERRGFGGAVQRGFDRVIARYDIWLQWVLRRQGATLVVALLTMALTALLYVVIPKGLFPTQDTGQLQARVEASQDVSYARMSELQQAAARAILADPDVQSLSSFIGVDAANNTMLNAGRMLINLKADRDGQEAVMQRLRDRVRAVAGVTLYLQPTQDLTIDAETGPTEYRLSIGGVDSAQVNEWTNKLVDRLRTVPQVRNATSDAGAQGLSAYVDIDRNTASRLSVTASSVDDTLYSAFGQRIVSTIFTETNQYRVILEAQQEHLDSPEALGTLQLRTGGGTPTPLSAVATIREQLAPLQVTRVAQYPAATLGFDRAEGVSLGNAVDAIRAAAQEIGVPAGLSMQFLGAAGAYEKSLSSQLWLILAAMVCVYIVLGVLYESYIHPLTILSTLPSAGVGALLMLMVTGNDLGVIGIIGIILLIGIVKKNAIMMIDFAIDAERQQGMAPQEAIHQAALLRFRPILMTTLAALFAALPLMLGWGDGAELRRPLGLAIFGGLVLSQMLTLFTTPVIYLAFDRLGRRWTGRGTAAAPAQSGAAPSGPTP
- a CDS encoding efflux RND transporter permease subunit — protein: MNLSRPFVERPVATVLLTIGMALAGIAAFFVLPVAPLPQVDYPAISVSASLAGASPETMATSVATPLERRLGVIAGVNEMTSSSSTGSARVSLQFDLSRNIDSAAREVQAAINASRVDLPATLRSNPTYRKRNPADAPVIILTLTSKTRTPGEIYDAVSNVVSQRISQVAGVGEVEIGGGSLPAVRVELLPFALNRYGISTEDVRAAIQASNANRPKGAIEGDGKRLQIYTPSPSRKASDYASLVIAWRNNAPVRLGDVARVVNGVENTRTLGLFNGDPAIIVLITRQPGANIIDTVDGVRALLPDLQAQLPQDIQVSVASDSTNSIRSSLREIEFTLMVSIALVVLVVGLFLRKARATVIPAVATVVSLLGTFGIMYFLGFSLNNLSLMALTVATGFVVDDAIVVLENTSRHIEAGMDRMAAALLGAREVGFTVLSISLSLVAVFIPLLFMDGQVGRLFREFAVTLSVAVAISLVISLTTTPMMCAWLLRSEDPAQAKPSGRFARWAERGYDGMLRGYAHSLDWALASKALVMLVLLAVIGLNVYLFTKIPKGYFPQQDNGQLNGGLRADQSISSDALARKLRQAVGIIRNDPAVDTVVGFSGGGRAGGGFLFVNLKPVGERADSSNAVIGRLRPQLAQITGLQVFLSPVQDLRMGGRSSNSTYQYTLKSDNLADMRLWATRLAERLKQEELLTDVDTDQADNGVETYVEVDRASASRLGVSASAIDSALYNAFGQRSVATIYGELNQYSVIMEWAPEYTKGPPALADIFVASNPTGATGTAANPGQRGASTGQVLSNTASTMVPLSAIAKVVERASPTSINHQDGELATTISFNLDGNTSLSQARQVIEQAEADIAMPTNVRGSFQGTALGFQQSQSQQFFLILAAIVVIYIVLGVLYESLIHPITVLTTLPSAGVGAVLALLLFNMQFTIIALIGVFLLIGIVKKNAILIIDFALEAERARGLSALEAVREACMLRFRPILMTTLAAALGALPLAIGFGQGSELRQPLGVAIIGGLIASQLLTLLTTPVVYVLLDKLRRRSANEHQLSRAAPPAGAAASPLQQP